The Zygotorulaspora mrakii chromosome 3, complete sequence genome includes a region encoding these proteins:
- the SES1 gene encoding serine--tRNA ligase SES1 (similar to Saccharomyces cerevisiae SES1 (YDR023W); ancestral locus Anc_3.251), whose translation MLDINLFIEEKGGDPELIRKSQRARGASVEIVDEIVENYKGWVKTRFELDELNKKLNKLQKDIGLKFKSKEDASELLAEKERLSQEKKQLTDREQQEDAALKKKVYQVGNIVHPSVVVSNDEDNNELVRVWKPEDLKEVGSNASATGQPAKLSHHEVLLRLDGYDPERGVKISGHRGYFFRNYGVFLNQALISYGLSFLAARGYIPLQAPVMMNKEVMARTAQLSEFDEELYKVVDGDDEKYLIATSEQPISAYHSGEWFEKPQEQLPVRYAGYSSCFRREAGAHGKDAWGVFRVHAFEKIEQFCLTEPEKSWEEFDRMIGTAEEFYQSLKLPYRVVGIVSGELNNAAAKKYDLEAWFPYQNEYKELVSCSNCTDYQSRNLEIRCGIKKMGDREKKYVHCLNSTLSATQRALCCVLENYQTEDGIVVPEVLRKYIPGEPEFLPFVKELPKNSTSNKEKKK comes from the coding sequence ATGCTAGATATCAATCTATTTATTGAGGAAAAGGGCGGTGATCCCGAGCTTATCAGAAAATCTCAAAGAGCTAGAGGTGCTAGTGTTGAGATTGTTGACGAAATTGTCGAAAACTACAAGGGCTGGGTCAAGACGAGATTTGAATTGGACGAgttgaacaaaaagttgaatAAGTTGCAAAAGGATATTGGattgaaattcaagagCAAGGAGGACGCTAGTGAGTTGTTGGCTGAGAAGGAGAGGTTGTCACAGGAGAAGAAACAACTGACTGACAGAGAGCAACAGGAGGATGCtgctttgaagaagaaggtcTATCAAGTGGGCAACATTGTTCATCCAAGTGTGGTTGTCTCGAATGACGAAGACAACAACGAGTTAGTCCGTGTCTGGAAACCCGAAGACTTAAAAGAAGTTGGTAGTAATGCATCAGCAACCGGCCAACCTGCCAAGTTGTCTCACCACGAGGTCTTGTTGAGATTGGATGGCTATGATCCAGAACGTGGTGTCAAAATCTCGGGCCACAGAGGGTACTTCTTCAGAAACTACGGTGTCTTCTTGAACCAGGCTTTGATTAGCTACGGTTTGTCATTTTTAGCTGCTAGAGGCTACATTCCATTACAAGCACcagtgatgatgaataaAGAAGTTATGGCCAGAACTGCACAATTGTCGGAATTCGATGAGGAGTTGTACAAAGTTGTCGATGGGGACGATGAGAAGTATTTAATTGCAACTTCTGAACAACCTATTTCCGCTTATCACAGCGGGGAATGGTTTGAAAAACCTCAAGAACAGTTGCCGGTTCGTTATGCCGGttattcttcttgtttccGCAGAGAAGCTGGTGCTCATGGTAAGGATGCTTGGGGTGTCTTTAGAGTACATGCAttcgaaaaaattgaacaattttgTTTGACGGAGCCCGAAAAATCGTGGGAAGAGTTCGACAGAATGATTGGTACTGCCGAAGAGTTTTATCAAAGTTTGAAACTTCCATACCGCGTAGTGGGTATCGTTTCTGGTGAGCTAAATAATGCTGCTGCAAAGAAATACGATCTAGAAGCTTGGTTCCCTTACCAAAACGAATATAAAGAACTAGTCTCTTGTTCAAATTGTACCGATTATCAATCAAGAAACTTGGAAATCAGATGTggtataaaaaaaatgggcGACAGAGAAAAGAAGTACGTTCATTGTTTGAACTCCACTTTAAGTGCAACACAAAGAGCATTGTGTTGTGTTTTAGAGAATTATCAAACTGAAGACGGTATTGTTGTCCCAGAAGtattgagaaaatataTTCCTGGTGAACCAGAATTTTTGCCATTCGTTAAAGAACTACCAAAAAATTCCACTTCCAACaaggagaagaagaaatag